The Streptomyces cynarae genome contains a region encoding:
- a CDS encoding ABC transporter substrate-binding protein encodes MPGRQSRRSVLAAMAALPLTGAVNACSGSAGSPSRGTGRTTRITFWSALRGSKEVVDAFNRTHDRIQVDFQQIPSGGQGGYAKLSNAARAGNAPDVATIEYPQVPGFAIDGVARDITALVSDTLRARLLPQALGLTTFQGRVFSVPLDVEPMVMHYRADLFEQYGLQVPSTWDEFADLARTVRRKAPERRLVLFPTDGATQFAAYSWQAGAHWFDTSHGAWNVSLADAPTRRTAAYWQRLIDDDVVFMNAVESRQSDAQIGNGLVLTRLSGAWDAGAQMKARPAQKGRWRIAPLPQWDTGRPYVGTHGGSTFAVTKDSRHPEAAMEFIEWQVSHPDALRARLSSGTSSQYPAASALVAVGRAAFDRSYYGGQDIYRLFEQEAHKIRDGWVWGPRMTATGRVMQDSFARVGAGKGTLIDAVRAAQDGTMPDLKALGLSTTQHST; translated from the coding sequence ATGCCTGGTCGACAGAGCCGTCGATCCGTGCTCGCCGCGATGGCCGCGCTACCGCTGACAGGGGCCGTGAACGCCTGCAGCGGCTCGGCGGGTTCCCCGTCGCGCGGCACCGGCAGGACCACGCGCATCACCTTCTGGTCCGCCCTGCGCGGCAGCAAGGAGGTGGTGGACGCGTTCAATCGCACACATGACCGCATCCAGGTCGACTTCCAGCAGATCCCCTCCGGAGGACAGGGCGGCTACGCGAAACTCAGCAACGCCGCCCGGGCCGGCAACGCACCCGACGTCGCCACCATCGAGTACCCGCAGGTCCCCGGCTTCGCCATCGACGGCGTCGCCCGTGACATCACCGCGCTCGTCAGCGACACCCTGCGTGCCAGACTGCTCCCGCAGGCCCTCGGCCTGACCACCTTTCAAGGTCGCGTGTTCAGCGTCCCCCTCGACGTCGAGCCGATGGTCATGCACTACCGGGCGGACCTGTTCGAACAGTACGGACTCCAAGTACCGAGTACCTGGGACGAGTTCGCGGACCTGGCCCGCACCGTCAGGCGCAAGGCCCCGGAGCGGCGGCTGGTGCTGTTCCCCACCGACGGGGCCACGCAGTTCGCCGCGTACTCCTGGCAGGCGGGCGCCCACTGGTTCGACACCTCCCACGGCGCGTGGAACGTCTCCCTCGCCGACGCCCCCACCCGGCGCACCGCGGCGTACTGGCAGCGGCTGATCGACGACGACGTGGTGTTCATGAACGCCGTCGAAAGCCGGCAGTCCGACGCGCAGATCGGCAACGGGCTGGTCCTCACCCGGCTGAGCGGCGCCTGGGACGCAGGTGCCCAGATGAAGGCGCGGCCCGCGCAGAAGGGCCGGTGGCGGATCGCCCCGCTGCCCCAGTGGGACACGGGCCGGCCCTACGTCGGCACGCACGGCGGCTCCACCTTCGCCGTCACCAAGGACAGCAGGCACCCCGAGGCCGCCATGGAGTTCATCGAGTGGCAGGTGTCCCACCCGGACGCGCTGCGCGCCCGCCTCTCCAGCGGCACCAGCAGCCAGTACCCGGCGGCCTCCGCCCTGGTCGCCGTGGGGCGCGCCGCCTTCGACCGGTCGTACTACGGAGGCCAGGACATCTACCGGCTCTTCGAGCAGGAGGCCCACAAGATCCGCGACGGCTGGGTCTGGGGACCCCGGATGACCGCCACCGGGAGAGTGATGCAGGACTCCTTCGCCCGCGTCGGTGCCGGCAAGGGCACCCTCATCGACGCCGTGCGCGCGGCTCAGGACGGCACCATGCCCGACCTGAAGGCCCTGGGCCTCTCCACCACCCAGCACAGCACCTGA
- a CDS encoding substrate-binding domain-containing protein — protein sequence MREPVDLRRRRILAAVQTRGAARVRDLAAELQVSVVTIRRDVEELTREGKLRRGHGVVRSTLPAQEVPGTPVADGDTVAVVVPERHSYLYETLHGARTALEEAGLRIALHIAPQVPGAERPQVERALAEGVRGVLLAPRWRTPAAEEADHEWLADLGVPTVLMERRPRKGSALHAMDSVCSDHWYGAHLAVQHLVGLGHRRIVFATRDDSPTARSLRAALGEVAEAHPLVEEWAWALSSPAAGEGGSTDLAALLRKLGATAAVLHGDVDALMLVQQLAENGVRVPQDCSVVAYDDVVAGLGTPRLTAVSPPKGEVGRVAAELLLRRLEGSGNGALPSVQRIELLPTLVVRDSTGEPHERV from the coding sequence ATGCGTGAGCCGGTCGATCTCAGGCGTCGGCGGATCCTGGCCGCGGTGCAGACGCGCGGTGCGGCGCGTGTGCGGGACCTCGCCGCCGAGCTCCAGGTGTCCGTGGTGACGATCCGCCGGGACGTGGAGGAGCTGACCCGAGAGGGGAAGCTTCGGCGCGGTCACGGGGTGGTCCGCTCGACGCTTCCCGCTCAGGAGGTGCCGGGCACCCCCGTCGCGGACGGGGACACGGTCGCCGTGGTGGTGCCCGAGCGGCATTCGTACCTCTACGAGACCCTGCACGGGGCCCGCACCGCGCTGGAGGAGGCCGGCCTGCGCATCGCCCTGCACATCGCGCCGCAGGTTCCCGGAGCGGAACGCCCGCAGGTGGAGCGGGCGCTGGCGGAGGGCGTACGCGGTGTTCTCCTCGCGCCGCGGTGGCGCACTCCGGCGGCCGAGGAGGCCGACCACGAGTGGCTCGCGGACCTGGGCGTACCGACGGTGCTGATGGAACGGCGGCCCCGCAAGGGCAGCGCCCTGCACGCGATGGACTCGGTGTGCTCCGACCACTGGTACGGCGCCCATCTCGCCGTGCAGCACCTGGTGGGTCTCGGGCACCGGCGGATCGTCTTCGCGACACGCGACGACAGCCCCACCGCGCGCAGCCTGCGGGCCGCCCTGGGCGAGGTCGCCGAGGCGCATCCGCTCGTCGAGGAGTGGGCCTGGGCGCTCAGTTCGCCCGCGGCCGGTGAGGGCGGGTCGACGGACCTGGCCGCTCTGCTGCGCAAACTCGGGGCCACCGCGGCCGTGCTGCACGGCGACGTCGACGCCCTGATGCTGGTTCAGCAGCTCGCCGAGAACGGTGTGCGGGTCCCCCAGGACTGCTCGGTCGTGGCGTACGACGACGTGGTGGCGGGGCTCGGCACACCGCGACTGACCGCCGTCTCGCCGCCCAAGGGCGAGGTGGGCCGCGTCGCCGCCGAACTGCTGCTGCGACGGCTCGAAGGCTCCGGCAACGGCGCGCTCCCATCGGTCCAGCGCATCGAGCTGCTGCCCACGCTGGTGGTCCGCGACTCCACCGGCGAGCCCCACGAGCGGGTATGA
- a CDS encoding SOS response-associated peptidase, with product MCGRYVSTRGPQDLVRLFRVTDWDQRDDLPPSWNVAPTDDVWAVLERAPHGSGAVRRQLRPLRWGLVPSWAKDPKIGARMINARMETVHEKPAFRLAFVRRRCLLPADGFYEWQQIPATGKGKARKQPYFISPQDGQVMALAGLYEFWRDPSAAEDDDSAWWTTCTILTTEATDAAGRIHPRMPLAVDPGHQDAWLDPAHQDPARLRALLNPPADGRLDAHPVSTAVNDVRNNGPQLLERAEA from the coding sequence ATGTGCGGTCGATATGTCTCCACCCGTGGCCCCCAGGACCTCGTACGACTGTTCAGGGTCACCGACTGGGACCAGCGGGACGACCTGCCGCCGAGCTGGAACGTCGCTCCGACGGACGACGTGTGGGCGGTCCTCGAACGCGCCCCTCACGGCTCGGGAGCCGTCCGGCGGCAGTTGCGCCCGCTGCGGTGGGGCCTGGTGCCGTCCTGGGCGAAGGACCCGAAGATCGGCGCCAGGATGATCAACGCGCGGATGGAGACAGTGCACGAGAAGCCCGCCTTCCGCCTGGCCTTCGTCAGGCGGCGCTGTCTGCTGCCCGCCGACGGCTTCTACGAGTGGCAGCAGATCCCGGCCACCGGCAAGGGGAAGGCCCGCAAGCAGCCGTACTTCATCAGCCCGCAGGACGGTCAGGTCATGGCCCTGGCGGGGCTGTACGAGTTCTGGCGCGACCCTTCGGCGGCCGAGGACGACGATTCCGCCTGGTGGACGACCTGCACCATCCTCACCACGGAGGCCACCGACGCCGCGGGCCGCATCCACCCCCGGATGCCGCTGGCCGTCGACCCCGGCCACCAGGACGCCTGGCTCGACCCCGCGCACCAGGACCCGGCCCGGCTGCGCGCCCTGCTGAACCCTCCCGCGGACGGCCGTCTGGACGCCCACCCCGTCTCCACGGCCGTCAACGACGTCCGGAACAACGGCCCCCAGCTGCTGGAGCGAGCCGAGGCGTAG